AGGACATCGTGAAGGATCTGTACGGCGTGGAGGTGTCACCGGCGCGGGTCTCGGAGATCACCACCGACCTCGATGCCGAGGTCACCGCGTGGCGCACCCGGCGGCTCGAAGGGGTGTGGCCGATCGTGTACCTGGACGGCATCGTGGTCCACGTGCGGGGCGAGAACGGGCGCGTTTCGCCGCACACGATGTACGTCGCGATCGGCGTGAACCTCCAGGGCCGCAAGGAGCTCTTGGGCCTGTGGCTGAGCGAGGCCGAGGGCCCCAAGTTCTGGCTGTCGTGCCTGACGGACCTGAAGAGCCGCGGGGTGAGCGACATGTTCGTGGTGTGCGTCGACGGGCTCTCGGGGCTCCCCGAAGCGATCCGCGCGGCGTTCCCGCGGACGAAGGTGCAGCTGTGCATCGTGCACCGGGTGCGGGCGGCGCGGAAGTACGTGACCGATTCGGACAGCCGTGAAGTCGCGGCCGACCTGAAGACGATCTACCCGTCGGCGACGGTCCTCGAAGCGGAAGAGGCGCGGGAGACGTTCGCGACGAAGTGGGACGCGAAGTACCCGACGATCGTCAGGCCGTGGCGCGCGACGTGGGCGGACATCGTCACGCGGTTCGAGTTCCCGGGGGCGATCCGCAAGGCGATCTACACGACCAACGCGCTCGAGTCGGTGAACCGCGTGATCCGGACGTTCACGCGGAACCGGAAGCCGTACCCGAACGCGGGGCGCGCGCGGAAGTTGGTGTACCTGGCGATCCACGAGGCGTCAAAGACGTGGACCATGCCGATCGTGGGGTGGAAGGCGGCGCGGAACCACTTCGCCATCGTGTTCGAGGGCCGCATGCCTACGCGGCCCCCGAACTGACCTGCAACCGATGTGCCCGACCTACCTGACACAAGAATCTTTACAAGCCCGTACGCGGTCGGGGGCCGATCGAGGCACCCGAGTACCTGGCACTCCGGGGCCCCGGTGCCGGGCCACCCACGTGGCCGCGGTGACCCGATGCACACCCCGGAACGCGACCACGTCCTTCTGTGACCACCCCGCGGCGACACGCCGCACCGCCAGCATGCGACGCGCCTCCAACTCGGCTAACGTTCCTTTGCTCCTCATACCCAGCTACTTATAAACACGCCCGCAACTGAGGAGCTTTGCGCTCCTGCGCGGCATTGGCCATTCCGCTTCGGTCATCGGTCGCCCTTTGGAACCGCTCCCAGCATGACCGATCCGGCGCACGGTGCAAGCCGCGACTCGGGGTTTAGACGCGGAGTCCATATCCTGTTCTTTCCGTGACGTTCTGTGTCAGGCAGCCCGATCAGAGGCTTCAGGAGCGCGGCCCTGGCGTAGGCCCCGTCGGCCACCACCCACACCGGCTTTCCCAGGAAGCCCAGCCACACCTTCGCCCACCGCACCAACTCGACGGCCAACTCCAGTTTGGTCCGGAACGCCGGCCGGTGCTTCGGGGCGATGCTCGCGAGGTTCTTCTGTCGGACGTACAGCCGGGCCAGCAGCGGGAGGGCGATCGCGCCCCACGTCGGGTGGGCGGCGAGAAGGCCGAGGACGACCCACACGTGCCCGTACACGAACGGGCCGTTGGCCGGCCCGGGGCACGGGTTGTGGTGGGCCCCGGCCCCCTGGACGTGCGGCCCGTACCGCTCGGTCGGCGCGTCATCCAGGGCGAACACGAGCCGGGTGGCGCCGGTCACGAGCGGCTTGACGACGCCGTGGGCCCGGTGGGCGGCGATGAGGTCCGTCCGCTTCCCGGCGCCCGAGACCGTGGTGTCGCACGGCCGGAACGCGTCCGACAGCCCGCCCGCCCGGATCCAACTGGTGACGGTCCGCCGCCCGCGGGCCAGGATCGCCCCGACGAGCAGCCCGGCCAGGCGCGGGGCCGACCGCGGGTCGAGGGCGGAGGCCCGTCTGGAAAACCAGTGGCACGAGGTCGGAAGCGGATGCGATGATGGCGTGGCCGAGTCCGTCCGGGGTCGGTGGACGTGTGGTAACGCCATCGTCCCGGACGGGCCGGCACCCGTCTACACCTCGCCGGTCAACCCCTCAGATACAGAATGTTGCGGAAAGAACAGTTTAAATCGAGCAATCACGACCTACACAGAAAAACTATGCTCACCGCACATTTCCTGCAACGGAACACTTCTGCTCTCAATTCGCAGTGCCAATCGCTTCGCTCGTGAGCCCGGGATTTCAGCGGCGCATTTCACGACCAAAAGTGATTTGGGATCATGGGAAGCTCGTACTTATCCGCGATTGGTTCGGCTCGGTGAGCGTTTATCGCTCCGACGAACCGGCAGTTACTGTTGCGTGCTGGGGTCGCAGTGCGTTTTCCGGCTCGTGCCTGTAGTCGGTGGTTTCCGCTTTCAAGTACGTGTTGGCACTGTGGCAGGATCAGAGCATACTAATTCGGTGGAATGGATAGCTAAAACCGCGCGTTCTCGGCCTGCTATGG
This region of Gemmata massiliana genomic DNA includes:
- a CDS encoding IS256 family transposase, encoding MDAILKSQAEHLAREMGTRVTTLDDLNGLMRAMMTTARERMLNTEMDVHLGRRTETTVTDNPTPDAPTTNATERVSAAPKSRRNGHSQKTVSGDLGDLQLRTPRDRNGTFEPQLVATGPRRLDGFDEKILALYAKGLTTRDIQDIVKDLYGVEVSPARVSEITTDLDAEVTAWRTRRLEGVWPIVYLDGIVVHVRGENGRVSPHTMYVAIGVNLQGRKELLGLWLSEAEGPKFWLSCLTDLKSRGVSDMFVVCVDGLSGLPEAIRAAFPRTKVQLCIVHRVRAARKYVTDSDSREVAADLKTIYPSATVLEAEEARETFATKWDAKYPTIVRPWRATWADIVTRFEFPGAIRKAIYTTNALESVNRVIRTFTRNRKPYPNAGRARKLVYLAIHEASKTWTMPIVGWKAARNHFAIVFEGRMPTRPPN
- a CDS encoding helix-turn-helix domain-containing protein, which translates into the protein MRSKGTLAELEARRMLAVRRVAAGWSQKDVVAFRGVHRVTAATWVARHRGPGVPGTRVPRSAPDRVRACKDSCVR
- a CDS encoding transposase; the encoded protein is MALPHVHRPRTDSATPSSHPLPTSCHWFSRRASALDPRSAPRLAGLLVGAILARGRRTVTSWIRAGGLSDAFRPCDTTVSGAGKRTDLIAAHRAHGVVKPLVTGATRLVFALDDAPTERYGPHVQGAGAHHNPCPGPANGPFVYGHVWVVLGLLAAHPTWGAIALPLLARLYVRQKNLASIAPKHRPAFRTKLELAVELVRWAKVWLGFLGKPVWVVADGAYARAALLKPLIGLPDTERHGKNRIWTPRLNPESRLAPCAGSVMLGAVPKGDR